A genome region from Oryzias latipes chromosome 2, ASM223467v1 includes the following:
- the LOC101166845 gene encoding sodium/potassium-transporting ATPase subunit alpha-1-like isoform X1, with product MGLGKGKDDYKPAPTSEHHGKKNKKDKKMDMDELKKEVDLDDHKLTLEELFRKYGTDANRGLSSSRVKEIFARDGPNALTPPPTTPEWVKFCKQLFGGFSMLLWIGAILCFLAYSIQTASEDEPTNDNLYLGIVLSAVVIITGGFSYYQEAKSSKIMESFKNLVPQQALVIRDGEKKSINAQEVVVGDLVEVKGGDRIPADLRIVSAHGCKVDNSSLTGESEPQARSPEFSNDNPLETRNIAFFSTNCVEGTAQGVVINTGDRTVMGRIATLASGLESGKTPIAIEIEHFIHIITGVAIFTGVTFFILSLLLGYGWLEAVIFLIGIIVANVPEGLLATVTVCLTLTAKRMARKNCLVKNLEAVETLGSTTTICSDKTGTLTQNRMTVAHMWFDNQIHEADTTENQSGAGFDRSSPTWAALSRIAGLCNRAVFLAEQDKVPILKRNVAGDASEAALLKCIELTCGSVNAFREKYPKIVEIPFNSTNKYQLSIHKNSTPEETKHILVMKGAPERILDRCSTIILQGKEQPLDAEMKDAFQNAYVELGGLGERVLGFCHLNLPDDQFPVGFAFDTDEVNFPTENLCFVGLMAMIDPPRAAVPDAVGKCRSAGIKVIMVTGDHPITAKAIAKGVGIISEGNETVEDIAARLNIPVSEVNPRDAKACVVHGGELKDLTSEQLDDILKHHMEIVFARTSPQQKLIIVEGCQRQGAIVAVTGDGVNDSPALKKADIGVAMGIAGSDVSKQAADMILLDDNFASIVTGVEEGRLIFDNLKKSIAYSLTSNIPELSPFLLFILASIPLPLGIVTILCIDLGTDMLPAISLAYEEAESDIMKRQPRNSKTDKLVNERLISMAYGQIGMMQALAGFFTYFVILAENGFLPMDLLGIRLQWDDKPVNDLEDSYGQQWTYEGRKIIEYTCHTAFFISIVVVQWADLIICKTRRNSIVQQGMTKNRILIFGLFEETALAAFLSYCPGMDTALRMYPLKPTWWFCAFPYAILIFVYDEVRRYLLRRYPGGWVEMETYY from the exons ATGGGGCTTGGA AAAGGGAAGGATGATTACAAGCCGGCGCCAACCTCCGAGCACCATGGCAAGAAAAATAAGAAGGATAAAAAAATGGACATGGACGAGCTGAAAAAGGAGGTCGATTTG GATGATCACAAGTTGACACTGGAAGAACTTTTCAGAAAATATGGGACCGACGCAAACAGA GGTCTGTCCTCCTCCAGAGTAAAGGAGATCTTCGCCCGGGATGGCCCCAACGCCCTCACTCCCCCTCCCACGACACCCGAATGGGTCAAGTTCTGTAAACAG cttttcGGAGGGTTCTCCATGCTGCTGTGGATCGGTGCAATCCTCTGCTTCCTTGCTTACAGCATCCAGACTGCTTCAGAAGACGAGCCAACCAATGATAAt cTGTATTTGGGGATTGTGCTGTCCGCTGTCGTCATCATTACCGGCGGCTTTTCTTACTACCAAGAGGCCAAGAGCTCAAAGATCATGGAGTCCTTCAAGAATCTTGTTCCACAG CAAGCCCTGGTTATCCGTGACGGTGAAAAGAAGAGCATCAACGCACAGGAGGTTGTTGTCGGAGATCTGGTGGAGGTCAAGGGAGGAGACAGGATTCCTGCTGACCTGCGCATTGTCTCCGCTCACGGCTGCAAG gtggACAATTCCTCTCTGACTGGTGAATCCGAGCCCCAGGCTCGTTCCCCAGAGTTCTCCAATGACAACCCACTGGAAACCAGGAACATTGCTTTCTTCTCAACCAACTGTGTTGAGG GCACGGCCCAAGGAGTGGTCATCAACACTGGAGACCGTACCGTCATGGGTCGAATCGCTACTCTGGCCTCCGGCCTTGAGAGCGGAAAAACCCCCATTGCCATTGAGATTGAGCACTTCATCCACATCATCACTGGTGTGGCCATCTTCACTGGTGTGACCTTCTtcatcctgtctctcctccttgGGTATGGGTGGCTGGAAGCCGTCATCTTCCTCATTGGTATCATCGTCGCCAATGTGCCAGAAGGTCTTCTAGCTACTGTGACT GTGTGTCTGACCCTGACTGCCAAGCGAATGGCCAGGAAGAATTGCCTGGTGAAGAACCTGGAAGCTGTGGAGACCCTCggctccaccaccaccatctgCTCTGACAAGACCGGCACCCTGACCCAGAACAGGATGACCGTCGCCCACATGTGGTTCGACAACCAGATCCACGAGGCCGACACCACCGAGAACCAGAGTGGAGCCGGCTTCGACAGGAGCTCCCCAACTTGGGCGGCTCTGTCAAGAATTGCCGGACTCTGTAACCGGGCTGTCTTCCTGGCAGAACAAGACAAAGTCCCCATCCTAAAG AGAAATGTGGCTGGAGATGCCTCTGAAGCAGCCTTGCTCAAGTGTATCGAGCTGACCTGTGGATCCGTCAACGCCTTTAGAGAAAAATACCCTAAGATTGTTGAGATCCCATTCAACTCCACCAACAAATACCAG CTTTCTATTCACAAGAACTCGACTCCTGAAGAAACCAAGCACATATTGGTAATGAAAGGAGCCCCAGAGAGGATTTTGGACCGCTGCTCCACCATCATTCTCCAGGGAAAAGAGCAACCTCTGGATGCCGAGATGAAAGACGCCTTTCAGAATGCCTATGTTGAGCTTGGAGGGCTTGGAGAGAGAGTTCTTG GTTTCTGTCATTTAAACTTGCCCGACGATCAGTTTCCCGTGGGTTTTGCGTTTGACACAGACGAGGTGAACTTCCCCACAGAGAACCTGTGCTTTGTTGGCCTCATGGCCATGATTGATCCGCCTCGTGCCGCTGTGCCAGACGCTGTGGGCAAATGCAGGAGCGCTGGAATTAAG GTCATCATGGTCACAGGTGACCACCCGATCACAGCTAAGGCCATTGCTAAAGGTGTGGGGATCATCTCTGAAGGCAATGAGACAGTTGAAGACATTGCTGCCCGCCTGAACATTCCAGTTTCAGAGGTCAACCCTAG AGATGCCAAGGCCTGTGTCGTGCACGGCGGGGAGCTGAAAGACCTGACCTCAGAGCAGCTCGACGACATCTTGAAGCACCACATGGAAATTGTGTTTGCCAGAACCTCCCCCCAACAGAAGCTGATTATTGTGGAAGGCTGTCAGAGACAG GGAGCCATTGTGGCTGTGACAGGTGACGGTGTGAACGACTCTCCTGCCTTGAAGAAAGCCGACATCGGCGTTGCCATGGGGATCGCTGGATCTGACGTGTCCAAACAAGCTGCTGACATGATCCTGTTGGACGACAACTTTGCTTCTATCGTCACCGGAGTGGAAGAAG GTCGTCTAATCTTTGACAACCTGAAGAAGTCCATCGCTTACAGTCTGACCAGTAACATCCCTGAACTCTCACCCTTCCTGCTCTTCATCCTCGCCAGTATCCCTCTGCCTCTGGGAATCGTCACTATCCTCTGTATTGATCTGGGAACTGACATG CTACCCGCCATCTCCCTGGCCTATGAAGAAGCTGAGAGCGACATCATGAAGAGACAGCCCCGAAACTCCAAAACAGACAAACTTGTAAATGAAAGGCTCATCAGTATGGCCTATGGACAAATTG GAATGATGCAGGCCTTAGCTGGGTTCTTCACTTACTTTGTGATCCTGGCTGAAAACGGCTTCTTACCCATGGACCTGCTGGGCATCAGGCTTCAATGGGACGACAAACCTGTAAACGACCTGGAAGACAGCTACGGACAGCAGTGG ACATACGAGGGCAGAAAGATCATCGAGTACACGTGCCACACAGCTTTCTTCATCAGTATTGTGGTCGTCCAGTGGGCTGATCTGATCATCTGCAAGACCAGGAGGAACTCTATTGTGCAGCAAGGAATGAC AAAGAACCGCATCCTCATCTTTGGACTCTTTGAGGAAACAGCTCTGGCTGCTTTCCTGTCATACTGCCCAGGAATGGACACCGCCCTCAGAATGTACCCCCTCAA GCCCACTTGGTGGTTCTGTGCCTTCCCATACGCCATCCTCATCTTCGTTTATGATGAAGTCAGGAGATATCTCCTCAGACGCTACCCAGGAG
- the LOC101166845 gene encoding sodium/potassium-transporting ATPase subunit alpha-1-like isoform X2 translates to MGLGKGKDDYKPAPTSEHHGKKNKKDKKMDMDELKKEDDHKLTLEELFRKYGTDANRGLSSSRVKEIFARDGPNALTPPPTTPEWVKFCKQLFGGFSMLLWIGAILCFLAYSIQTASEDEPTNDNLYLGIVLSAVVIITGGFSYYQEAKSSKIMESFKNLVPQQALVIRDGEKKSINAQEVVVGDLVEVKGGDRIPADLRIVSAHGCKVDNSSLTGESEPQARSPEFSNDNPLETRNIAFFSTNCVEGTAQGVVINTGDRTVMGRIATLASGLESGKTPIAIEIEHFIHIITGVAIFTGVTFFILSLLLGYGWLEAVIFLIGIIVANVPEGLLATVTVCLTLTAKRMARKNCLVKNLEAVETLGSTTTICSDKTGTLTQNRMTVAHMWFDNQIHEADTTENQSGAGFDRSSPTWAALSRIAGLCNRAVFLAEQDKVPILKRNVAGDASEAALLKCIELTCGSVNAFREKYPKIVEIPFNSTNKYQLSIHKNSTPEETKHILVMKGAPERILDRCSTIILQGKEQPLDAEMKDAFQNAYVELGGLGERVLGFCHLNLPDDQFPVGFAFDTDEVNFPTENLCFVGLMAMIDPPRAAVPDAVGKCRSAGIKVIMVTGDHPITAKAIAKGVGIISEGNETVEDIAARLNIPVSEVNPRDAKACVVHGGELKDLTSEQLDDILKHHMEIVFARTSPQQKLIIVEGCQRQGAIVAVTGDGVNDSPALKKADIGVAMGIAGSDVSKQAADMILLDDNFASIVTGVEEGRLIFDNLKKSIAYSLTSNIPELSPFLLFILASIPLPLGIVTILCIDLGTDMLPAISLAYEEAESDIMKRQPRNSKTDKLVNERLISMAYGQIGMMQALAGFFTYFVILAENGFLPMDLLGIRLQWDDKPVNDLEDSYGQQWTYEGRKIIEYTCHTAFFISIVVVQWADLIICKTRRNSIVQQGMTKNRILIFGLFEETALAAFLSYCPGMDTALRMYPLKPTWWFCAFPYAILIFVYDEVRRYLLRRYPGGWVEMETYY, encoded by the exons ATGGGGCTTGGA AAAGGGAAGGATGATTACAAGCCGGCGCCAACCTCCGAGCACCATGGCAAGAAAAATAAGAAGGATAAAAAAATGGACATGGACGAGCTGAAAAAGGAG GATGATCACAAGTTGACACTGGAAGAACTTTTCAGAAAATATGGGACCGACGCAAACAGA GGTCTGTCCTCCTCCAGAGTAAAGGAGATCTTCGCCCGGGATGGCCCCAACGCCCTCACTCCCCCTCCCACGACACCCGAATGGGTCAAGTTCTGTAAACAG cttttcGGAGGGTTCTCCATGCTGCTGTGGATCGGTGCAATCCTCTGCTTCCTTGCTTACAGCATCCAGACTGCTTCAGAAGACGAGCCAACCAATGATAAt cTGTATTTGGGGATTGTGCTGTCCGCTGTCGTCATCATTACCGGCGGCTTTTCTTACTACCAAGAGGCCAAGAGCTCAAAGATCATGGAGTCCTTCAAGAATCTTGTTCCACAG CAAGCCCTGGTTATCCGTGACGGTGAAAAGAAGAGCATCAACGCACAGGAGGTTGTTGTCGGAGATCTGGTGGAGGTCAAGGGAGGAGACAGGATTCCTGCTGACCTGCGCATTGTCTCCGCTCACGGCTGCAAG gtggACAATTCCTCTCTGACTGGTGAATCCGAGCCCCAGGCTCGTTCCCCAGAGTTCTCCAATGACAACCCACTGGAAACCAGGAACATTGCTTTCTTCTCAACCAACTGTGTTGAGG GCACGGCCCAAGGAGTGGTCATCAACACTGGAGACCGTACCGTCATGGGTCGAATCGCTACTCTGGCCTCCGGCCTTGAGAGCGGAAAAACCCCCATTGCCATTGAGATTGAGCACTTCATCCACATCATCACTGGTGTGGCCATCTTCACTGGTGTGACCTTCTtcatcctgtctctcctccttgGGTATGGGTGGCTGGAAGCCGTCATCTTCCTCATTGGTATCATCGTCGCCAATGTGCCAGAAGGTCTTCTAGCTACTGTGACT GTGTGTCTGACCCTGACTGCCAAGCGAATGGCCAGGAAGAATTGCCTGGTGAAGAACCTGGAAGCTGTGGAGACCCTCggctccaccaccaccatctgCTCTGACAAGACCGGCACCCTGACCCAGAACAGGATGACCGTCGCCCACATGTGGTTCGACAACCAGATCCACGAGGCCGACACCACCGAGAACCAGAGTGGAGCCGGCTTCGACAGGAGCTCCCCAACTTGGGCGGCTCTGTCAAGAATTGCCGGACTCTGTAACCGGGCTGTCTTCCTGGCAGAACAAGACAAAGTCCCCATCCTAAAG AGAAATGTGGCTGGAGATGCCTCTGAAGCAGCCTTGCTCAAGTGTATCGAGCTGACCTGTGGATCCGTCAACGCCTTTAGAGAAAAATACCCTAAGATTGTTGAGATCCCATTCAACTCCACCAACAAATACCAG CTTTCTATTCACAAGAACTCGACTCCTGAAGAAACCAAGCACATATTGGTAATGAAAGGAGCCCCAGAGAGGATTTTGGACCGCTGCTCCACCATCATTCTCCAGGGAAAAGAGCAACCTCTGGATGCCGAGATGAAAGACGCCTTTCAGAATGCCTATGTTGAGCTTGGAGGGCTTGGAGAGAGAGTTCTTG GTTTCTGTCATTTAAACTTGCCCGACGATCAGTTTCCCGTGGGTTTTGCGTTTGACACAGACGAGGTGAACTTCCCCACAGAGAACCTGTGCTTTGTTGGCCTCATGGCCATGATTGATCCGCCTCGTGCCGCTGTGCCAGACGCTGTGGGCAAATGCAGGAGCGCTGGAATTAAG GTCATCATGGTCACAGGTGACCACCCGATCACAGCTAAGGCCATTGCTAAAGGTGTGGGGATCATCTCTGAAGGCAATGAGACAGTTGAAGACATTGCTGCCCGCCTGAACATTCCAGTTTCAGAGGTCAACCCTAG AGATGCCAAGGCCTGTGTCGTGCACGGCGGGGAGCTGAAAGACCTGACCTCAGAGCAGCTCGACGACATCTTGAAGCACCACATGGAAATTGTGTTTGCCAGAACCTCCCCCCAACAGAAGCTGATTATTGTGGAAGGCTGTCAGAGACAG GGAGCCATTGTGGCTGTGACAGGTGACGGTGTGAACGACTCTCCTGCCTTGAAGAAAGCCGACATCGGCGTTGCCATGGGGATCGCTGGATCTGACGTGTCCAAACAAGCTGCTGACATGATCCTGTTGGACGACAACTTTGCTTCTATCGTCACCGGAGTGGAAGAAG GTCGTCTAATCTTTGACAACCTGAAGAAGTCCATCGCTTACAGTCTGACCAGTAACATCCCTGAACTCTCACCCTTCCTGCTCTTCATCCTCGCCAGTATCCCTCTGCCTCTGGGAATCGTCACTATCCTCTGTATTGATCTGGGAACTGACATG CTACCCGCCATCTCCCTGGCCTATGAAGAAGCTGAGAGCGACATCATGAAGAGACAGCCCCGAAACTCCAAAACAGACAAACTTGTAAATGAAAGGCTCATCAGTATGGCCTATGGACAAATTG GAATGATGCAGGCCTTAGCTGGGTTCTTCACTTACTTTGTGATCCTGGCTGAAAACGGCTTCTTACCCATGGACCTGCTGGGCATCAGGCTTCAATGGGACGACAAACCTGTAAACGACCTGGAAGACAGCTACGGACAGCAGTGG ACATACGAGGGCAGAAAGATCATCGAGTACACGTGCCACACAGCTTTCTTCATCAGTATTGTGGTCGTCCAGTGGGCTGATCTGATCATCTGCAAGACCAGGAGGAACTCTATTGTGCAGCAAGGAATGAC AAAGAACCGCATCCTCATCTTTGGACTCTTTGAGGAAACAGCTCTGGCTGCTTTCCTGTCATACTGCCCAGGAATGGACACCGCCCTCAGAATGTACCCCCTCAA GCCCACTTGGTGGTTCTGTGCCTTCCCATACGCCATCCTCATCTTCGTTTATGATGAAGTCAGGAGATATCTCCTCAGACGCTACCCAGGAG